In Pelosinus sp. UFO1, one genomic interval encodes:
- a CDS encoding cytidylyltransferase domain-containing protein, protein MVGVIIQARMGSSRLPGKVMMKIGPKTLLEHIFSRLSYLVHDATIVLATSRQEKDDILEEYCVAQGWNCFRGSEDNVLERYVECARKYGFSHVVRLTGDNPFVDIEELDRLLSFHQESHVEYSCSYECLPIGAGAEVFALRALEKSYTKSSHPHHFEHVNEYILENQNEFSISRLNIPVAKNRPDIRLTVDNGEDYERACYIVKNSERDFVSTEEAIRLCMQYV, encoded by the coding sequence GTGGTTGGAGTGATCATACAGGCGAGAATGGGCTCTAGCCGTTTACCGGGAAAGGTAATGATGAAGATCGGCCCTAAAACCCTGTTGGAGCATATTTTTTCTCGGCTATCTTACTTGGTACACGATGCAACGATTGTACTTGCAACAAGTAGACAGGAGAAGGACGACATTTTGGAGGAATATTGCGTTGCCCAAGGTTGGAATTGCTTCCGAGGCAGTGAAGATAACGTGCTGGAAAGATATGTTGAATGCGCGCGTAAATATGGCTTCTCTCATGTTGTACGTCTAACTGGTGATAATCCATTTGTAGATATTGAAGAACTAGATCGTTTACTAAGTTTTCACCAGGAAAGTCATGTAGAATATTCATGTTCCTATGAATGTCTACCAATCGGAGCAGGTGCTGAGGTGTTTGCGTTAAGAGCACTAGAAAAAAGCTATACCAAAAGCTCTCATCCTCACCATTTTGAGCATGTCAATGAATATATATTGGAAAACCAGAATGAATTTTCAATCTCTCGTTTAAATATACCTGTTGCCAAAAATCGCCCGGATATTCGGCTTACGGTGGACAATGGAGAGGATTACGAACGGGCATGCTATATTGTTAAAAATAGTGAAAGAGACTTTGTATCAACGGAAGAGGCTATCAGATTATGTATGCAATATGTATAG